In Tachysurus vachellii isolate PV-2020 chromosome 12, HZAU_Pvac_v1, whole genome shotgun sequence, the DNA window AAAGGTAAATATGATCATGCAATAAGCCATAAGATCTTTGAAATTGATGGAGTGATGTTTTCCCTTTTATTAGTAAAACACTGGGTAGCATCGCTGCCtaacagctccagggtccctaaTTTAGTCCAGTGAACAAGTATGATAAAGCATTGCTCTGAAGTCcagcatttaatatttttttttattaaactagCACAAGAGTTTACTTGAGGTTCAAAGCCTGATAAAGTCACTGAATGAGGAACTAGAGTGCACTCTTAATCTGACTAATATGGACTTCAAGAAGAAGCTTGAAGAAGTCAAGGAGAATTTCCTCAATATTACAGAGGTTAGAACTTTTTTCTTGAATCAGTTCATCTCTGATTGTAATGTATTCTTAAGTAACAGATATCAAAtgagtacaaaaaaaatataaaatcttgaATAATTCGATTACAACGGTCTCATTGCAGAAACTGAATACTGAGAAGGAGGAACAGAAGATTTCTCAGGACAAGGCCCTTAGAGAGATGAGGGAGAAACATGTTAAAGAGTTAAAGATTATGGGTAAATATACTCTAGAACAGTATATCTGCACTAGAacagtatatattcattttcagTGCACAAAATGCTTATTTGTATTTGACCCAGAGTTTGGGATTTAAGGTTAATTGTATCATTGATCTTAAACtctactgaaatgttttgctCTTTTCCTCTACTGAAGTACATTAGAAATCTCAGCTGCAGTAGAccaattagtaaaaaaaaaatgacaatttatgTTTCTCAGCTTAACTAACAGTATGTGGGCTTGATTTGTTCCcagaaaataaacatgcagAGGAGATATTTCAAGCCTTCGCAGTCCAAGAATCTTTGGAACAGAAAATACAAAAGCTGCACTTGGATTACAAGGAGAAATTACGcaaggaagaagaaaagcattTGAGTAGCATTGAGATGAAACAGGCCTATGATGAGAGGCTTCTGGAGGTAAGGAAGCCATACTGCTGTTAGGATTCCTGTTTTCCTCATCACCAGACCACACCTCTGATCATTATTGTTATATGTGTCTAGTTAGCATAAACTGTGCATTGTTAAATAATTCTTTGTTTTTGAGTTCCAGTTCCCCTAAATCCCTTTCCTAAAATACTTGCTAGTTTTTCTGGGTGTCATTTCAGTGCCCAGTCTAACACCTAGAGCACCACACttacatgtacagcatttagcagacgcaccttatccagagtgatgtacaaaacTGCTTAGGTCTCTGtcattgaatgcatgaactctggTCCATTAGGCTACAGTCTTAAGATACTGTCGcgatgaggcaaaggcgagtgaggatccaaatgcagttcgaacttttaataaaccaaaacaagaagcAGGCAAAACACTGAGCAAAACAGGACCATAGACATGAACACACcataacgaccaacaccagggaagtgaacaaacagagtagatataccaaacaggaaccaatcacaacgcagagacaatcagagactaagacgaCACACCTGGGGGGAGATAgagttcaattagtgtccatgataacaaatgagtgggcggagcaacaattaacagcagggcaagacagcagacagaaacagggcaaaacacagacagattcATTACAGATACCATGAacctaaatcactgttcaaagtttttttattttttagatgagtaagccctgcccacaattgACACtttaagggagactgaaactactcctgattaatcagcttaGAGAACTACTAAGCAAAGACCAACACGCTTTGAGAAGCAGAGGCACagtaaatattcatattcaaaaaGCTTACTTTTACAGTAGATACTAATATAGTTGTTGCATGCATATATGGACCAGCTTCATTCATACCATCAGATATGGATAATATGGatccatttttaaatcaagCTTCAGCATCAGTAAGAGTGTTTCCACATTTTATCTCCATGTTCCCTTGACAGCAACAGAACAGTCTGCAACAGTTTCAGGAGATGGTACAGGAACTGCTGGAAAAAACTGACACTGAGATTATAGATACGCTGCTCCAACAGGAGctccaggaggaggaggaggagaacaaCATAAAGCTAGAAGATGAAATGGAGCTGACAGAGAACAAGGTGTGTGGTTtgagttttgttcattttagatGTGGAGCAAAGTGGGAAAAAATGTATGGTATATAAATGAACACAtatttattaatggtgcttgcaaagcaacatccttgttattgtgccggacaaaacttcggcgcgtaacttgtcccgcagcttttgtcctagacccatgaatgaggtgtcaaatcgactggctcattgaggagaggcgcgctatgacttttatataaGCGATCCAATCAACGATGTTCGCACAGTGGACGAAAAAGTGGCCAAAAAaatcccatagacttgaatgggaaattcctaaaattcctttaagctctcacacatgcagcgtgctatctatctatctatctatctatctatctatctatctatctatctatctatctatctatctatctatctatctatcgttcaTTCAACATTAAGAATTACAAGTACTGTTCTATGcggtataataataagtagaatcccataatgactgcagtattcacatgaaatgtccaaactctcagtagccacttttctccaaaagtattggcaccccaccgggtattcacgtgtagccccgcccccaaaataagcgaaatcaaaaagttagcacaacatggacatgtcatatatcaaaacactcagcccgatgaggggaactgacgtcacgtgtattttgatgacgtcacgtgaaaatcaaaaatttgcacaacatggacatgtgacatatcacaacactcagaacaatatggggaactgcctcacatgtattctgatgacgtcacgtgaaaatcaaaaatttgcacaacatggacatgtgacatatcacaacacacagaacaatatggggaactgcctcacatgtattctgatgacgtcacatgacgtcacgtgatgtcacgtgaaaatcaaaaattagcacaacatggacatgtgagaCCAAAACACTCAggacgatgaggggaacttgtcacgtgcaagcaccattcatattttcttcaggaaatgtacattctagttttaaattattttgcacAAGATTAGCAGAGTGGATGACCACAAAATGCTGTTTTTCTATATTCTTCCAATTGCTATGTGTAGAAGTGttctgtgacattttaaaattcatgtcTACGTCACCACTGTCGttcatgatgtgatgtgacacACCCTCACAGAGTAATTCatgtttgtgcatttttttgttcTAAGTTGGGGCATTTCTGGAAGATAGAAGGAGAGATACAGTGTGAGAGCATAGAGCCCAGtcaggtattattattattagtagtagtagcagtagtaatagtagtattgACTGAGTAGCTGatcgtatttttattttagcttgaGCGAGAGATAAACAGCAAGAACAAGATCATTCAAAACCTTCAGCAGAAGCTGCATACACAAAAAGAAGAGCTGTGCAAAGAGAGGAGCAAGGTTTGTTTTACCGCAGTATGTCCTGCTtatgagtaataataattaattagataATTTCTtatagtaaatgtaaaatactgtaAGTGTGGAAGTAATTAGGACTTTTCCAGTAATCGTAGTCCGAGTTCATAGCAAGGATCACATCACAGGCAGacaaacagtattttattgtgttttgtcaGTATCCTATTTGATTAACATGCTGTTCCAGTGCCAGGATTTGGCATCTAGTTATTATTCATGGTGTTATAGAGAGTAAGCATTACGATTTAAACACCGGTtctacttttcttttgtctgttaCTTTAGGTCAGAAGCTTGAAAACTGTTCTGCAGAAGATAAAGGCTGACATCCAGGAATGTTCGTCCTTCATCCGTCAGCCAACGCTGCTGAGAAACAACTTCAAAAAACTCCAGAAGTGCTACATCCACGAAGCTGATGTgagattaataaacattatacacagacaTAACACACCCACCCACGCACGCACAATGCCCAATACTTATAGCTGACTGAGTGTGATGACTTCATTAGGTGAAACACGGAAGGAAGGCTGGGCTTGTCATAGACCACACCAAGGAGAAGGAGCAGTCAGAGATGCCAGAGCCCAAACCTCCATTAGCGACTACAACCAAAATCCAGAAGGTCTGATGAAGCAAACCTGAATCAGAGAAAAAaagttgattgtttttttgtgaggAAACCCTACGGTGTCTGGTGTGCATTTACTCCACCAGCTTGTGTTCATAATCGGGTAAAAGCAGAAACGAATCTGAACGCACAACAGTAGGTTCAGAGGAATGCATGACTCAAGAGATGAGTTCCAGCCACTCAGTTCTTTTGcctattattattcttattaggTTTTTATGGTGTTAATATTTTAGCGCCCAATTTGACACAAAGTGCGCTGTATAGGTGTCTGCGCTAAGCTGAAGTACAGACACCAGGCATATTGACAATATAGTTGACATTATTGTACCCTCAAAATTGTTCTCTTAGACTGATATACTTGATgtaagcatgaactagctttgTTTATAAAATCCACTATATGGAgaatagggttgcaaaattctgggaattttcaaggctggaactttccatgggaattaacaggaatatatgggaattaatgtGAATATATGGGActtaatgggaatatatgggaattaactgggaatttaaaaaaaaaatgcagagttgcctataacaaggaacttaaatgtagttaaaaaacacttgcagcataattttgtttaaaacaacaacatttaatgcaatttaagttgaactTGTACCCTGcattacggtggccgggaagtgcaaaacaaattaacaaaaccgaaaacacattaacaaaacccaaaccaaattaacaaaacccaaaccaaattaacaaaaccgaaaacacattaacaaaacccaaaccaaattaacaaaacccaaaacacattaacaaaacccaaaccaaattaacaaaacccaaaccaaattaacaaaaccgaaaacacattaataagtcagacaacccggaagaggttggtataatttgtgaatggaaacttaccatcatcagacgagacacctttcattcacctttatatctttaatgacagtcgtcttgtccaatgatcggtaagtttccattcacaaactatacctaccgcttccgggttgtctaaaccggtgcatgaaacacattaacaaatcagaaaacacattaacaaatcagaaaacaaattaacaaatcagaaaacaaatgaacaaatcagaaaacacaacgacatttcagacaacccggaagcggttggtatagtttgtgattggacaagacacctgtcactcaaagtatacatgaagttcaacagtctgccacagggaaaagttggaatggattgatggaatggattactgtggattaattctgttattttcttgaacggagaactttatttaaacggagaactttacacattacacataagattccatacctgtatatcttgagtgacaggtgtcttgtccaatgatcggtaagtttccattcaaaaacgatacactaccgtttctgggttgtctgacttgtcgttgtgttttcgaatttgttaatgtgttttctgatttgttaatttggtttgggttttgttaatgtgttttcggttttgttaatgtgttttcggttttgttaatttggtttgggttttgttaatttggtttgggttttgttaatttggtttgggttttgttaatgtgttttcggttttgttaatttggtttgggttttgttaatgtgtttttggttttgttaatttgttttgggttttgttaatgtgtttttggttttgttaatttggtttgggttttgttaatgtgtttttggttttgttaatttggtttgggttttgttaatgtgttttcggttttgttaatttggtttgggttttgttaatgtgtttttggttttgttaatttgttttgggttttgttaatgtgtttttggttttgttaatttggtttgggttttgttaatgtgttttcggttttgttaatttggtttgggttttgttaatgtgttttcggttttgttaatttgttttgcacttcccggccaccgtactgCATTCCTCAGTCActtgcacacaacacactgcttactggagggccattgaggccaaaccccctgcatgtacttgcattcttccataacatgcacagtaacactttattttagggtcatttaactagttgtttattagcatgaatattaattatttgttaattaatttattataattaagctatttattagtacttaataagcacatattaatgccttattctgcattaccttattctacattcttaattgtatccaatacctaaacttaataactaccttactaactcttaataagcagtaaattaggagtgttatgaccaaacaaaatgtttatttatgttagtatatgatatagtttatataaatttccctatatttccaaataattcccacaaatttccataaattcctgtaaagtttccaatttggaatatttccaaaattccccagttTTTGTTCcagtggaaagtttccggaaatttaccggaaactttccgcccctttgcaaccctaatggAGAATATTAATCCATTTTCAGTCCAGCCTAAGGATCAGTATGTTTGGAgcatttaaattgtgtttttaccATGTTCACTTTACAGACCAAAGCAGTGCAGGAGGTGGTGAAGGACGGTGAGACTAAACTCAAAATGGAGCTTAAGGCAGAGAAGGAGATCTGCAGCaaccttaaaaataaaacaaagctcATGGAGAAGCAGGTGTGTGATGAAATGTTCACGATAAACAAAAAGTATTGTAATTATAACGATCAAACATTGTCTTAATTCATACAATATGAAACAATATGAATAATATACGTGTGCACTCGTAAAATGTCGCAGTTCAGGAAAATTACAGAAGAAATTCAGGTCCAGAACCTTGAGGTCAGCATGTTAAAGGAGGAAGTGCAAAATCTGCATGACCTCCATAAGGACAGGAAGAAACTCAAGAGTCTGAGGAAGGAGAAGGAGCAAAATAAAACTGTCCAGGAGCAGGTGAGGTTCACGCTGACGGTTTTACACTTGTACGCTTTGTGATGTAATACTCGGTTTATGTCGGAGAACCATGTACTTTTCTTTTGTAACTTTTAAAGAAGCCCGAAATGTTTTACAAAACTCACGTGGCTTATTTTTAGGAACAAACCTAAGAATGTCGTTCTCCTTGGGATATTATTGTCTGTTCTGTTATTATATAAgaggctgggcgatatggctgaaaactgtatcacgatatcagtgtttcatatcggtcgatatcgataattattgatattttttatgacccatttaaaataaggaccaggagaaaaatatattacatttaaacatttttattttaaacttaaccttcctctgatcgtaatcccctcagttattaagacagaaatgtcaacaagcaggaaaactcaaataattataatgtaaacataaatctaaagtcacaatgaacacttaacaattatctcttaacatttaaggtgtgaaagaaagaaaatgaaagaaaatgtaagaaatgcttaataaagtgtaataaagtagtgcaaagtgttaaatataaacatagagaaacctgagaatttagtgcaagtagctgacttttcctcttttatttacaatttcctcgctcgctgcggctcattttctgcttatcggTCGCCGATACAGTAACAgtaagaggaatccagcagaccagcacgagacaacgatatggcgcaaccaaacttgatactgttacagtacatgattggctgatagcGTGTCACttcctacgttgctaggttaccggcgagtgagtgcctttgttaatgcatcCAACATTTTATtgatcgcgatacatatcgttatcgttttatcgcccagccctatatATAACAATACATTATCTAGCAGTTTATTCACACCCCTAGTGGTCAGTAATTAATTGCTATTTAATTGCTATTAagtcataaacaaaacaattcaaaGGGATTCTCTTCTGTCCCTGTAGAAAATCCACCTCCGAGACATAGTTGAGATGCACAAGCAGACAATGATACAAAATGAGGTGGCCCTGATCAGCATGAATAACCAGCTGGACGAGCTGATCGAAGACCGCAATAGGCCGATGGAGCAAATGGATGAAACCAAACTTGAGCGagtaaaaaaaaggattaaagcGAAAAAACTGTTTTTCAGAAAGGTAAGGAGTTTAACAGGACGACAGAATGTAGATTTTAATACAGCATCTACACCAGAAAGTGGAAGTGTGTACAAacctttgttttaattttagctTGAGGCCGAGGTGAAGGAGGATAACTGCAGGAACCAGGAGGTCATTAACGAACTGAAGGACAAGCTGAAAGTGAAGGAAAATGAACTGTGTACAGAGAGGCAGAGGGTTTGTTTTACCACAATATGCTGTgtttatgattaataataacTACTTAGACAAGCGCACATTTCACTCATAGCTCATTTGGCCCATTGAAGGCTCACTGCCTCTCAGAGAAGGTGTGTAAAGTTATATATGCATCTAAAGGACTTGGAAATGAAGACAAACTGAAGAGGAGAACAtttaagaaaaatgtttaattttaagaATCCTAAACAATATTTATTAGGGTATGAAAATACAACGCTGAGGgcgaagatcttaatgaagaagaagTAGTTTATTCCAgcgtagcagtgacaaaatacatgacgtactttgggttcatcggagtcaagaAGAACATCTTGtactgtttttcctctttgtagtttaatggggtttcactttaaatgtgtattgagtgtaagaacGGAGTGTCTCCCATATTGTCGTCTAGTCGGATGTCTTTAAACGTTAATCGTGGTCACGTACCCTTTGTTTAGTCACGATcgttgatgtcctgctgccgctcACATATTAAAAGTTGATCtaggttatttatttagagttctaaacgtattaccttatgatacttaagaCTTTTTGGGAATGAGCTCTTTCTAAAGTATAAATTGGAGTGTAATCTGGGTGCATACAATCTGTAATCTCTTACATTATTTAACCATAACAAAATTAAATGCCTTGTTAAGATTCAAAGTGTACTAATTGTACTCTTATTGGTGAATTTAATTACCATTGCAATTGTTCTTCAGGTCAGAAACGTCCATATTCTGGTGAACAGGATGAAAGCCGACATCCAAACCTGCTCGGAATTCATCCAGCAGCCGAAGACGCTAAAGGAGAACTTCATTAAACTCTACATACGCTACATCAAGGGAGCAGATGTGAGATTACTACACATATAAACGtatactcagacacacacactgacacacagtatatttataCCTGACTGAGTGTGATGACTGCACTAGGTGAGCGTCGTAGAGAAGACAGCCACGCAAAAGCAGGGCATCAGACAGAGGGAGCAGGTGAAACAGACGAAAAGAATGGCTTTTGTGCCCAGACCTCCACAAACACGCCCCAAAATCCAGaaggtatgattttttttttcttttttttaaacctgtccCAGGctttcttaattattttttcttcacgAGTGACACCTCGGAGATCTGACGTATCTGTCACTTACACAAGTTCTCCTTTAGGGGGGGTGTTGACTGCACTAACGTCTGTGCTTTACTGCtcaaaaaaaaggtaattagCATTACTACAGCAGTAGGATCTGAGGAATACACGcacatttgcttttaaatagTTATCGTATAACAAATAGAGACAAGGGGAgcgattaaaaaaaggaaagaaaaaaaacctgatgaTAATTCTGGGTGAAACTTGTTGCTTGCGGTTGTATTTTGAATCGTATCGCTTCTACGTCCTGACTTATGAGATCAAAATCATCGCTGTTATGGACTTTgggaatttattcatttattatagcTCAAAATGGTACTAATTAAgaaaacacttatttttttattgtctttagatgaataaaaaaaaggtttggttataattaaaagattaaaaaaaaaacaagacttcTAATTTATGCTTACACAGTGTTCACCTTTACTATGTAACAGTTTGTTTGAGGCTATGTGCATGATCTatataaataacttaataactATAACTGACAGTATACACTTGtcaagtacagtatatacacataataCCTGGGGACATGTGGCCAAATTCTGATCCAGCACATACTGTGCTTGATCAGTATAACTCAGTGTAAACCTGTACGAAGAAAGGTGATGCTGTTATATACATGGAGCAACAGAATGATCCCCAGGCAGGGGAAGGGTTTCTGGGCTCAGTATCCTCAGAGTGAACAAATCTTTACGCAATAAACAGAATTGGGTACTTTATGCTCATAGCTTGACCTGCTAACAGTGTGAATACTCTCTGACCTGGTTTTGCATATGCGTGTAGACGAGTGCCGTGCCAAGAGAAGACTTCAACCAGGAGACGGACAAGAACCACCGAGACAGGACACAGGGCAGCCGGACCATGAGGAATAATTCATGTGTCAAAAGTAAGTAGCAAAGAGAGATGAGTACATTTAATTACACTAATATACACTTTTGTATTTTGGGGGATTGGTAGTTTTTGGGCAGCACTGTGAACACTTGGTTTAAAAGCATATgtgctttctattttttttcccagtatCAAAGGACACACAGAAGATATATGGAGTCCCTATGATCCTGACGCACATGCTGTCATCAAGAAGAAAGAGGCTAAAGTCGAGTTCCACAGGATATGGGAAACTTCCACCCATAAACATGACCAGAGGATCGCAGAGGTGGCATTAAACGCTTGTATAGTTCGCACACCTGCAGAGATGAGAGCCGGCCTTGACCTGAGCTATCAGAGTGCACCGCTGAAGGGCATGAGCAGAGATGGACCACCTCTTAAAACACAAGCCTGGGACCCAAAAGAGAAAAATTGTGATTGCGAATTAAAATCGGTGTCGTGTTTGTCAttaagtgtgtgagtaagatcgaacacaaacacactcacactgataGCATTGATGAATGAGCCCTAGAAGGACTTGAGTTTAAGGATAGTTGCAGAAAGAAGGAGGTGGGGGTAAGTGTGAGGGGTGGAACAGAGACGCAGGGTCGATGTTGGTCAAGAAGTGTGTACACAGCAGCCCTGATTTACACTGATTCTAATCAGATCCGCTTAAAGTGGACCAGAATGTGCTACTAAAGCATAGACGTGTAACAGCATTTATCAACCTGTAGGTTTGTCatacattaacactaataaATAAGATATAGGTTCTTCACTATTACTGCCATAACCAGGATCAGAATTTTAGTGAAgtccacactgaaaaaaatcgTCACGATTAAAAAATTCTTAATACAaaaatttaataatgaatatCTCTTTCTATTCTGCATCCATTCTTAATCTCTGTGGTTCTGTGTTGAGTTATAAATGCTGAACTGCTAATGCAGACGATATTTCACAAATACAACGCAAAAGCTGTTTTGCAGACTTTGAGGAATTCGATATTCCGATATTTCacaataaacagattttctGTTGCACAACAGAATTTCGGGTATcagtgaaatttcacttttCTCTACTTGCACTTGCATACTTAATGTTGTCAAGCAATTATAGGTAGACGGGTGAAGAGtcaataataaaagaaacaggTTCATTTAACAGTGTTCATGTTAGAAATAACTACAGAATCTGACCAATCATGAATGTAAGAATTAATACTTATTAGAGCTACAAATGTTATTCAGACAAGAGCggtgtttgatttcttttttctttcgttCGTTTGATGAACATTAACAACATAACACTTTAAGACAAAATGAACAGATCTAATATTGATAGCTATCCAATTTTTAAGGCATGTTTGCGGTTACTTGATACATACCTGACTCTTTTTTTAACGAATAAACGTCGAGACAGACATTTTGAGTGtataatgctataaatgtaaatggtagATAGTTACTCTAATGAGCTTATAATAACTCAATATCAATCGCATACAgctatttaatttctttttcttcatttatctATTTTCTGTATCACCCTAATGTTACCTTTAAtatgtaaaaacataaaaaaaaaactaacccTTACTTTTCTTCGTGCTTTCTCTCGACATGTCGGAAATTGGCAGCGGTTCACTTTAGTTCAGTTAATGACGtatattttgtcaaaaaaaaaaccaaactgtGTAGCGTGTTCACGTGCTTGCACGCAGTTTGAAGTCAAAAAGCAAAaggaaataatcaattaatacAGGATGTCAGTTAAATCAGGACTTTCTGAAACGTTTAACATGGtctaatatactgtaacaaCGATGACTTTGAGAGAAACCATTTTCTGACACATTTCTATCGTTGTACAAACTACTGCTACAACGACGGCACCGTAATCCAAACGGTAATGCAGACTTGAGCCTCCTTGTGCTGAAAGTGATTTGTGTGCACGCACTAAGGCAGTGGTATTAGATCTATAAGGATTATATAGGTGCGTCCTTCATAAGGGTTACTACGtgagagaaaacattttaaaacatgctCACGAATGCACATAATGAAGTTTATTAAATGACACAAATGAAGCCATCCAAATACCCACTTCCTTTAATTTACGCATGCATACAACAAGTGTCCCATTTGTTCTGTACACTTTAACAAATCGGTATCTTTAAGGATGTGACTTGTGCATTCAGGCATGCGTTTAATTTTCACATTCACATATCTACACAAGCTTATATACATATGTAAGTACTATGCAAACGTTTTAGGCGGGTATGAAAAAATGCTCTGTAGTAAGAGTTTGTTAAATCATAGAAgtttaattaaagtttatttgtatcAATTAACAAGATTgaaatccaaatcaaatcaataattTGGTGTGACAACCCTTTGCTTGCAAAACAGCGTTAATTCTTCAAGGTAAAGTCATCACTGCCCGTATCGTTGTGTTTCTTGAAAATAACTTGACCAGCATGTATTGAAACCCCAGTTTGTTATGAAGTCTGTGCctgggagagagagaccttGCATATGCCGGATAACGtccttgtgtcttgttgctgtgctcagtCTTGTAATGATCTGTGACCTTCCACAACCTCCCCCTAGTAGAGTTTAGCTTCCTCACCTAGTTTTAAGGCTCCAACGCAGTTTCAGTTAATGAACGTGTTTCACCAACATATGAAACCGATCATCAGCACCTGCTTGGTGTAACTGGTTAATCATACCCTACTCTGACCATACAAAGTCCTTGTGTAAGAATTGATTCTGGTTTGAACAGTAATC includes these proteins:
- the LOC132854993 gene encoding cilia- and flagella-associated protein 57-like is translated as MDQEVRIEPHHMFGLRREARNNLHFMDEQTIVFPSGNNCVLYNVHQQWTKFIPGEMPYQQEKQAIKALAISPDRFFLAVSVCGVQSTVSVYDIQSDQCTKMQVLTGGDIEVKEFVCMAFSADSKYLLCQAGGPGWNLFYWDWENDNVIAIVQTTKLGFVSQVSFNPVDNTQICVSGNYVFSIFKLENDFLKISAFTMDCECIKSHAWLSEDSIVLGTKTGNLLLLEGGVLLSLTNPSERCITVITAYSKGFACAGSLGEVCLYEKTGEFDYKKAVEIRIPQDPCSSEPSVSAQQEVKSMCLSPSEETLAISTRQGQIYHFNLASVENRQSKQANFEYLFHSLHTGSITDLSVCSSKPLLATCSKDNSVHIWNYKTNFLELHQEFPKEPNCISLHPNGLSVLVGFSDKVHLMDLLVDQFCPVQEFDIHDCSECAFNHDGSMFAAVSDDLISIVNIRTGDKVDLNGHLDMVELVMWSKDDRHLVLLGTDGAVREWNVLTGECTLNESREGEILREMASKDMSYTAISVTQSALREMASNEMSYTAISMTQSGQAVFVGTATGTVRVMQYPIEEVMSWTEHRGHCGPITKMLVTPGDQYLVTASEDGSLLIWTITDQVGDQLSMVKEACCTEEVPCSSAFLEIKHKSLLEVQSLIKSLNEELECTLNLTNMDFKKKLEEVKENFLNITEKLNTEKEEQKISQDKALREMREKHVKELKIMENKHAEEIFQAFAVQESLEQKIQKLHLDYKEKLRKEEEKHLSSIEMKQAYDERLLEQQNSLQQFQEMVQELLEKTDTEIIDTLLQQELQEEEEENNIKLEDEMELTENKLGHFWKIEGEIQCESIEPSQLEREINSKNKIIQNLQQKLHTQKEELCKERSKVRSLKTVLQKIKADIQECSSFIRQPTLLRNNFKKLQKCYIHEADVKHGRKAGLVIDHTKEKEQSEMPEPKPPLATTTKIQKTKAVQEVVKDGETKLKMELKAEKEICSNLKNKTKLMEKQFRKITEEIQVQNLEVSMLKEEVQNLHDLHKDRKKLKSLRKEKEQNKTVQEQKIHLRDIVEMHKQTMIQNEVALISMNNQLDELIEDRNRPMEQMDETKLERVKKRIKAKKLFFRKLEAEVKEDNCRNQEVINELKDKLKVKENELCTERQRVRNVHILVNRMKADIQTCSEFIQQPKTLKENFIKLYIRYIKGADVSVVEKTATQKQGIRQREQVKQTKRMAFVPRPPQTRPKIQKTSAVPREDFNQETDKNHRDRTQGSRTMRNNSCVKISKDTQKIYGVPMILTHMLSSRRKRLKSSSTGYGKLPPINMTRGSQRWH